One window from the genome of Clarias gariepinus isolate MV-2021 ecotype Netherlands chromosome 15, CGAR_prim_01v2, whole genome shotgun sequence encodes:
- the tle2a gene encoding transducin-like enhancer protein 2a isoform X1: MFPQNRPPAPLQPPPGASASAAAAAAAAAAAAASGSAQSLKLTYPETLDRIKDEFQFLQTQYHSLKLECEKLATEKTEIQRHYVMYYEMSYGLNIEMHKQTEIAKRLNVICAQLIPFLSQEHQQQVVQAMERAKQVTMGELNASIGVRGLPPLPPTQQLQAQHLSQHAAQALPMAPHPSGLPHPGLALGGSSGLLALSGALGAQLGAKDERAHLEAVAAAAAAAAAEHHRDREAGPSSLSNGDKGRPSDYLSNGKKRKSDEKEFTDYGSDADKSDDNLVVDEDPSSPRSVHSYSSRENGLDKLPPSRKETLPQASPTSLTSSSSSASPSRSKEPPPREKSSTPGLKPGTPMSQDSSTPGPSGPPQFRPVPGKTGVDPLALGVRNPLAMQGVYPPGAFGLPPSGVNGELAGAAAAYGAGLHLVSPQMNGSAAVAAAAAAAAAGYGRSPVVGYESPHPHMRVPGLPASLQPAASGKPAYSFHVSADGQMQPVPFPPDALLGPGIPRHARQIHTLSHGEVVCAVTISTSTRHVYTGGKGCVKVWDISQPGSKSPMAQLDCLNRDNYIRSCKLLPDGRTLIVGGEASTLSIWDLATPTPRIKAELTSSAPACYALAISPDNKVCFSCCSDGNIVVWDLHNQTLVRQFQGHTDGASCIDISNDGTKLWTGGLDNTVRCWDLREGRQLQQHDFTSQIFSLGYCPTGEWLAVGMESSNVEVLHVSKPDKYQLHLHESCVLSLKFAYCGKWFVSTGKDNLLNAWRTPYGSSIFQSKESSSVLSCDISPDDQFIVTGSGDKKATVYEVIY, from the exons GCACCTCTCCAGCCACCCCCTGGGGCCTCGGCTTCGGCAGCAGCTGCAGCAGCGGCGGCGGCAGCGGCTGCAGCATCCGGATCGGCTCAGTCACTAAAACTTACTTACCCTGAGACCCTGGACCGGATCAAGGATGAGTTTCAGTTCCTACAGACTCAGTACCACAG CCTAAAGCTGGAGTGTGAGAAACTGGCCACGGAGAAGACCGAAATTCAGAGACACTATGTGATG taCTATGAAATGTCCTACGGCCTGAACATCGAGATGCATAAGCAG aCCGAGATTGCTAAGCGGTTGAATGTGATCTGTGCACAGCTCATCCCATTTCTCTCACAGGAG CACCAGCAGCAGGTGGTCCAGGCCATGGAACGCGCCAAACAGGTGACTATGGGGGAGTTGAATGCGTCGATAGGGGTACGTGGACTCCCCCCTCTGCCTCCCACA CAACAGTTGCAGGCTCAGCATCTTTCCCAGCATGCTGCCCAGGCGCTCCCCATGGCCCCTCACCCGTCGGGGCTGCCCCACCCAGGATTGGCTCTTGGAGGCAGCTCGGGCCTGCTGGCTCTCTCAGGGGCGCTTGGGGCACAGCTTGGTGCCAAGGATGAAAGAGCACATCTGGAGGCTGTAGCGGCggcggcggctgctgctgctgctgaacaTCACCGAG ACCGTGAGGCGGGACCG AGCTCCTTATCAAATGGAGATAAAGGCCGCCCATCAGACTACCTCAGCAACGGAAAGAAGAGGAAATCAGATGAGAAGGAATTCACCGATTAT GGTAGTGACGCTGACAAGAGTGATGACAACTTGGTAGTGGATGAG GATCCTTCATCTCCCCGCAGCGTGCACTCGTACTCCTCCAGAGAGAACGGTCTGGACAAGCTGCCTCCCTCGAGGAAAGAGACTCTGCCTCAGGCCAGCCCCACCTCCCTGACCTCCTCCTCCAGCAGCGCCTCACCGTCTCGCAGCAAAGAGCCTCCCCCA AGAGAGAAGTCTAGCACCCCAGGGCTAAAACCAGGCACGCCCATGTCTCAAGATTCCTCCACCCCTGGCCCGAGCGGCCCACCCCAGTTCCGCCCTGTTCCGGGCAAAACAGGTGTGGACCCTCTGG CTCTGGGTGTGAGGAACCCACTGGCGATGCAGGGTGTGTATCCTCCTGGTGCTTTCGGTCTGCCTCCTTCAGGGGTGAACGGCGAGCTTGCTGGAGCAGCCGCAGCATATGGCGCTGGACTCCACCTCGTCTCGCCGCAGATGAACGGCTCCGCCGCCGTAGCTGCCGCCGCTGCCGCCGCCGCTGCTGGATACGGGCGCTCCCCTGTG GTGGGCTATGAGTCTCCTCACCCACACATGAGGGTCCCTGGCCTACCTGCAAGCCTCCAGCCTGCAGCCTCAGGAAAGCC TGCATACTCATTCCATGTGAGTGCAGATGGACAGATGCAGCCCGTGCCCTTCCCTCCTGATGCTCTCCTGGGACCGGGCATCCCGCGTCACGCCCGCCAGATCCACACGCTCAGCCATGGAGAGGTGGTGTGTGCAGTCACCATCAGCACCTCCACACGCCACGTCTACACTGGCGGCAAAGGCTGCGTCAAAGTGTGGGACATCAGCCAGCCGGGCAGCAAGAGCCCCATGGCCCAACTCGACTGTCTG AACAGGGACAACTACATCCGCTCATGTAAGCTCCTCCCAGACGGGAGAACTTTGATAGTTGGTGGTGAAGCCAGCACTCTGTCCATCTGGGATTTGGCCACGCCCACTCCACGCATCAAGGCGGAGTTGACGTCCTCGGCTCCGGCGTGCTACGCTCTGGCCATCAGTCCAGACAACAAGGTCTGTTTCTCCTGCTGCAGCGACGGCAACATCGTCGTGTGGGACCTTCACAACCAGACGCTCGTCAG GCAGTTCCAGGGCCACACTGATGGAGCCAGCTGCATCGACATCTCCAACGACGGGACCAAACTGTGGACCGGGGGACTCGACAACACGGTGCGCTGCTGGGACCTGAGAGAGGGCCGACAGCTCCAGCAGCACGACTTCACCTCCCAG atcttCTCCCTGGGCTACTGTCCTACTGGAGAGTGGCTGGCAGTGGGCATGGAGAGCAGTAATGTGGAAGTTCTGCACGTCTCCAAACCAGACAAGTACCAGCTGCACCTTCACGAGAGCTGTGTGCTGTCACTCAAGTTCGCCTATTGTG GCAAATGGTTCGTAAGCACAGGTAAAGATAACCTCCTGAACGCCTGGCGAACTCCGTACGGCTCCAGCATATTCCAG TCGAAGGAGTCCTCATCAGTCCTCAGCTGTGACATCTCACCTGACGACCAGTTCATCGTGACCGGCTCAGGAGACAAAAAGGCCACTGTGTATGAAGTCATTTACTAA
- the tle2a gene encoding transducin-like enhancer protein 2a isoform X2: MFPQNRPPAPLQPPPGASASAAAAAAAAAAAAASGSAQSLKLTYPETLDRIKDEFQFLQTQYHSLKLECEKLATEKTEIQRHYVMYYEMSYGLNIEMHKQTEIAKRLNVICAQLIPFLSQEHQQQVVQAMERAKQVTMGELNASIGQQLQAQHLSQHAAQALPMAPHPSGLPHPGLALGGSSGLLALSGALGAQLGAKDERAHLEAVAAAAAAAAAEHHRDREAGPSSLSNGDKGRPSDYLSNGKKRKSDEKEFTDYGSDADKSDDNLVVDEDPSSPRSVHSYSSRENGLDKLPPSRKETLPQASPTSLTSSSSSASPSRSKEPPPREKSSTPGLKPGTPMSQDSSTPGPSGPPQFRPVPGKTGVDPLALGVRNPLAMQGVYPPGAFGLPPSGVNGELAGAAAAYGAGLHLVSPQMNGSAAVAAAAAAAAAGYGRSPVVGYESPHPHMRVPGLPASLQPAASGKPAYSFHVSADGQMQPVPFPPDALLGPGIPRHARQIHTLSHGEVVCAVTISTSTRHVYTGGKGCVKVWDISQPGSKSPMAQLDCLNRDNYIRSCKLLPDGRTLIVGGEASTLSIWDLATPTPRIKAELTSSAPACYALAISPDNKVCFSCCSDGNIVVWDLHNQTLVRQFQGHTDGASCIDISNDGTKLWTGGLDNTVRCWDLREGRQLQQHDFTSQIFSLGYCPTGEWLAVGMESSNVEVLHVSKPDKYQLHLHESCVLSLKFAYCGKWFVSTGKDNLLNAWRTPYGSSIFQSKESSSVLSCDISPDDQFIVTGSGDKKATVYEVIY; encoded by the exons GCACCTCTCCAGCCACCCCCTGGGGCCTCGGCTTCGGCAGCAGCTGCAGCAGCGGCGGCGGCAGCGGCTGCAGCATCCGGATCGGCTCAGTCACTAAAACTTACTTACCCTGAGACCCTGGACCGGATCAAGGATGAGTTTCAGTTCCTACAGACTCAGTACCACAG CCTAAAGCTGGAGTGTGAGAAACTGGCCACGGAGAAGACCGAAATTCAGAGACACTATGTGATG taCTATGAAATGTCCTACGGCCTGAACATCGAGATGCATAAGCAG aCCGAGATTGCTAAGCGGTTGAATGTGATCTGTGCACAGCTCATCCCATTTCTCTCACAGGAG CACCAGCAGCAGGTGGTCCAGGCCATGGAACGCGCCAAACAGGTGACTATGGGGGAGTTGAATGCGTCGATAGGG CAACAGTTGCAGGCTCAGCATCTTTCCCAGCATGCTGCCCAGGCGCTCCCCATGGCCCCTCACCCGTCGGGGCTGCCCCACCCAGGATTGGCTCTTGGAGGCAGCTCGGGCCTGCTGGCTCTCTCAGGGGCGCTTGGGGCACAGCTTGGTGCCAAGGATGAAAGAGCACATCTGGAGGCTGTAGCGGCggcggcggctgctgctgctgctgaacaTCACCGAG ACCGTGAGGCGGGACCG AGCTCCTTATCAAATGGAGATAAAGGCCGCCCATCAGACTACCTCAGCAACGGAAAGAAGAGGAAATCAGATGAGAAGGAATTCACCGATTAT GGTAGTGACGCTGACAAGAGTGATGACAACTTGGTAGTGGATGAG GATCCTTCATCTCCCCGCAGCGTGCACTCGTACTCCTCCAGAGAGAACGGTCTGGACAAGCTGCCTCCCTCGAGGAAAGAGACTCTGCCTCAGGCCAGCCCCACCTCCCTGACCTCCTCCTCCAGCAGCGCCTCACCGTCTCGCAGCAAAGAGCCTCCCCCA AGAGAGAAGTCTAGCACCCCAGGGCTAAAACCAGGCACGCCCATGTCTCAAGATTCCTCCACCCCTGGCCCGAGCGGCCCACCCCAGTTCCGCCCTGTTCCGGGCAAAACAGGTGTGGACCCTCTGG CTCTGGGTGTGAGGAACCCACTGGCGATGCAGGGTGTGTATCCTCCTGGTGCTTTCGGTCTGCCTCCTTCAGGGGTGAACGGCGAGCTTGCTGGAGCAGCCGCAGCATATGGCGCTGGACTCCACCTCGTCTCGCCGCAGATGAACGGCTCCGCCGCCGTAGCTGCCGCCGCTGCCGCCGCCGCTGCTGGATACGGGCGCTCCCCTGTG GTGGGCTATGAGTCTCCTCACCCACACATGAGGGTCCCTGGCCTACCTGCAAGCCTCCAGCCTGCAGCCTCAGGAAAGCC TGCATACTCATTCCATGTGAGTGCAGATGGACAGATGCAGCCCGTGCCCTTCCCTCCTGATGCTCTCCTGGGACCGGGCATCCCGCGTCACGCCCGCCAGATCCACACGCTCAGCCATGGAGAGGTGGTGTGTGCAGTCACCATCAGCACCTCCACACGCCACGTCTACACTGGCGGCAAAGGCTGCGTCAAAGTGTGGGACATCAGCCAGCCGGGCAGCAAGAGCCCCATGGCCCAACTCGACTGTCTG AACAGGGACAACTACATCCGCTCATGTAAGCTCCTCCCAGACGGGAGAACTTTGATAGTTGGTGGTGAAGCCAGCACTCTGTCCATCTGGGATTTGGCCACGCCCACTCCACGCATCAAGGCGGAGTTGACGTCCTCGGCTCCGGCGTGCTACGCTCTGGCCATCAGTCCAGACAACAAGGTCTGTTTCTCCTGCTGCAGCGACGGCAACATCGTCGTGTGGGACCTTCACAACCAGACGCTCGTCAG GCAGTTCCAGGGCCACACTGATGGAGCCAGCTGCATCGACATCTCCAACGACGGGACCAAACTGTGGACCGGGGGACTCGACAACACGGTGCGCTGCTGGGACCTGAGAGAGGGCCGACAGCTCCAGCAGCACGACTTCACCTCCCAG atcttCTCCCTGGGCTACTGTCCTACTGGAGAGTGGCTGGCAGTGGGCATGGAGAGCAGTAATGTGGAAGTTCTGCACGTCTCCAAACCAGACAAGTACCAGCTGCACCTTCACGAGAGCTGTGTGCTGTCACTCAAGTTCGCCTATTGTG GCAAATGGTTCGTAAGCACAGGTAAAGATAACCTCCTGAACGCCTGGCGAACTCCGTACGGCTCCAGCATATTCCAG TCGAAGGAGTCCTCATCAGTCCTCAGCTGTGACATCTCACCTGACGACCAGTTCATCGTGACCGGCTCAGGAGACAAAAAGGCCACTGTGTATGAAGTCATTTACTAA
- the tle2a gene encoding transducin-like enhancer protein 2a isoform X3, which produces MFPQNRPPAPLQPPPGASASAAAAAAAAAAAAASGSAQSLKLTYPETLDRIKDEFQFLQTQYHSLKLECEKLATEKTEIQRHYVMYYEMSYGLNIEMHKQTEIAKRLNVICAQLIPFLSQEHQQQVVQAMERAKQQQLQAQHLSQHAAQALPMAPHPSGLPHPGLALGGSSGLLALSGALGAQLGAKDERAHLEAVAAAAAAAAAEHHRDREAGPSSLSNGDKGRPSDYLSNGKKRKSDEKEFTDYGSDADKSDDNLVVDEDPSSPRSVHSYSSRENGLDKLPPSRKETLPQASPTSLTSSSSSASPSRSKEPPPREKSSTPGLKPGTPMSQDSSTPGPSGPPQFRPVPGKTGVDPLALGVRNPLAMQGVYPPGAFGLPPSGVNGELAGAAAAYGAGLHLVSPQMNGSAAVAAAAAAAAAGYGRSPVVGYESPHPHMRVPGLPASLQPAASGKPAYSFHVSADGQMQPVPFPPDALLGPGIPRHARQIHTLSHGEVVCAVTISTSTRHVYTGGKGCVKVWDISQPGSKSPMAQLDCLNRDNYIRSCKLLPDGRTLIVGGEASTLSIWDLATPTPRIKAELTSSAPACYALAISPDNKVCFSCCSDGNIVVWDLHNQTLVRQFQGHTDGASCIDISNDGTKLWTGGLDNTVRCWDLREGRQLQQHDFTSQIFSLGYCPTGEWLAVGMESSNVEVLHVSKPDKYQLHLHESCVLSLKFAYCGKWFVSTGKDNLLNAWRTPYGSSIFQSKESSSVLSCDISPDDQFIVTGSGDKKATVYEVIY; this is translated from the exons GCACCTCTCCAGCCACCCCCTGGGGCCTCGGCTTCGGCAGCAGCTGCAGCAGCGGCGGCGGCAGCGGCTGCAGCATCCGGATCGGCTCAGTCACTAAAACTTACTTACCCTGAGACCCTGGACCGGATCAAGGATGAGTTTCAGTTCCTACAGACTCAGTACCACAG CCTAAAGCTGGAGTGTGAGAAACTGGCCACGGAGAAGACCGAAATTCAGAGACACTATGTGATG taCTATGAAATGTCCTACGGCCTGAACATCGAGATGCATAAGCAG aCCGAGATTGCTAAGCGGTTGAATGTGATCTGTGCACAGCTCATCCCATTTCTCTCACAGGAG CACCAGCAGCAGGTGGTCCAGGCCATGGAACGCGCCAAACAG CAACAGTTGCAGGCTCAGCATCTTTCCCAGCATGCTGCCCAGGCGCTCCCCATGGCCCCTCACCCGTCGGGGCTGCCCCACCCAGGATTGGCTCTTGGAGGCAGCTCGGGCCTGCTGGCTCTCTCAGGGGCGCTTGGGGCACAGCTTGGTGCCAAGGATGAAAGAGCACATCTGGAGGCTGTAGCGGCggcggcggctgctgctgctgctgaacaTCACCGAG ACCGTGAGGCGGGACCG AGCTCCTTATCAAATGGAGATAAAGGCCGCCCATCAGACTACCTCAGCAACGGAAAGAAGAGGAAATCAGATGAGAAGGAATTCACCGATTAT GGTAGTGACGCTGACAAGAGTGATGACAACTTGGTAGTGGATGAG GATCCTTCATCTCCCCGCAGCGTGCACTCGTACTCCTCCAGAGAGAACGGTCTGGACAAGCTGCCTCCCTCGAGGAAAGAGACTCTGCCTCAGGCCAGCCCCACCTCCCTGACCTCCTCCTCCAGCAGCGCCTCACCGTCTCGCAGCAAAGAGCCTCCCCCA AGAGAGAAGTCTAGCACCCCAGGGCTAAAACCAGGCACGCCCATGTCTCAAGATTCCTCCACCCCTGGCCCGAGCGGCCCACCCCAGTTCCGCCCTGTTCCGGGCAAAACAGGTGTGGACCCTCTGG CTCTGGGTGTGAGGAACCCACTGGCGATGCAGGGTGTGTATCCTCCTGGTGCTTTCGGTCTGCCTCCTTCAGGGGTGAACGGCGAGCTTGCTGGAGCAGCCGCAGCATATGGCGCTGGACTCCACCTCGTCTCGCCGCAGATGAACGGCTCCGCCGCCGTAGCTGCCGCCGCTGCCGCCGCCGCTGCTGGATACGGGCGCTCCCCTGTG GTGGGCTATGAGTCTCCTCACCCACACATGAGGGTCCCTGGCCTACCTGCAAGCCTCCAGCCTGCAGCCTCAGGAAAGCC TGCATACTCATTCCATGTGAGTGCAGATGGACAGATGCAGCCCGTGCCCTTCCCTCCTGATGCTCTCCTGGGACCGGGCATCCCGCGTCACGCCCGCCAGATCCACACGCTCAGCCATGGAGAGGTGGTGTGTGCAGTCACCATCAGCACCTCCACACGCCACGTCTACACTGGCGGCAAAGGCTGCGTCAAAGTGTGGGACATCAGCCAGCCGGGCAGCAAGAGCCCCATGGCCCAACTCGACTGTCTG AACAGGGACAACTACATCCGCTCATGTAAGCTCCTCCCAGACGGGAGAACTTTGATAGTTGGTGGTGAAGCCAGCACTCTGTCCATCTGGGATTTGGCCACGCCCACTCCACGCATCAAGGCGGAGTTGACGTCCTCGGCTCCGGCGTGCTACGCTCTGGCCATCAGTCCAGACAACAAGGTCTGTTTCTCCTGCTGCAGCGACGGCAACATCGTCGTGTGGGACCTTCACAACCAGACGCTCGTCAG GCAGTTCCAGGGCCACACTGATGGAGCCAGCTGCATCGACATCTCCAACGACGGGACCAAACTGTGGACCGGGGGACTCGACAACACGGTGCGCTGCTGGGACCTGAGAGAGGGCCGACAGCTCCAGCAGCACGACTTCACCTCCCAG atcttCTCCCTGGGCTACTGTCCTACTGGAGAGTGGCTGGCAGTGGGCATGGAGAGCAGTAATGTGGAAGTTCTGCACGTCTCCAAACCAGACAAGTACCAGCTGCACCTTCACGAGAGCTGTGTGCTGTCACTCAAGTTCGCCTATTGTG GCAAATGGTTCGTAAGCACAGGTAAAGATAACCTCCTGAACGCCTGGCGAACTCCGTACGGCTCCAGCATATTCCAG TCGAAGGAGTCCTCATCAGTCCTCAGCTGTGACATCTCACCTGACGACCAGTTCATCGTGACCGGCTCAGGAGACAAAAAGGCCACTGTGTATGAAGTCATTTACTAA
- the tle2a gene encoding transducin-like enhancer protein 2a isoform X4 → MERAKQVTMGELNASIGVRGLPPLPPTQQLQAQHLSQHAAQALPMAPHPSGLPHPGLALGGSSGLLALSGALGAQLGAKDERAHLEAVAAAAAAAAAEHHRDREAGPSSLSNGDKGRPSDYLSNGKKRKSDEKEFTDYGSDADKSDDNLVVDEDPSSPRSVHSYSSRENGLDKLPPSRKETLPQASPTSLTSSSSSASPSRSKEPPPREKSSTPGLKPGTPMSQDSSTPGPSGPPQFRPVPGKTGVDPLALGVRNPLAMQGVYPPGAFGLPPSGVNGELAGAAAAYGAGLHLVSPQMNGSAAVAAAAAAAAAGYGRSPVVGYESPHPHMRVPGLPASLQPAASGKPAYSFHVSADGQMQPVPFPPDALLGPGIPRHARQIHTLSHGEVVCAVTISTSTRHVYTGGKGCVKVWDISQPGSKSPMAQLDCLNRDNYIRSCKLLPDGRTLIVGGEASTLSIWDLATPTPRIKAELTSSAPACYALAISPDNKVCFSCCSDGNIVVWDLHNQTLVRQFQGHTDGASCIDISNDGTKLWTGGLDNTVRCWDLREGRQLQQHDFTSQIFSLGYCPTGEWLAVGMESSNVEVLHVSKPDKYQLHLHESCVLSLKFAYCGKWFVSTGKDNLLNAWRTPYGSSIFQSKESSSVLSCDISPDDQFIVTGSGDKKATVYEVIY, encoded by the exons ATGGAACGCGCCAAACAGGTGACTATGGGGGAGTTGAATGCGTCGATAGGGGTACGTGGACTCCCCCCTCTGCCTCCCACA CAACAGTTGCAGGCTCAGCATCTTTCCCAGCATGCTGCCCAGGCGCTCCCCATGGCCCCTCACCCGTCGGGGCTGCCCCACCCAGGATTGGCTCTTGGAGGCAGCTCGGGCCTGCTGGCTCTCTCAGGGGCGCTTGGGGCACAGCTTGGTGCCAAGGATGAAAGAGCACATCTGGAGGCTGTAGCGGCggcggcggctgctgctgctgctgaacaTCACCGAG ACCGTGAGGCGGGACCG AGCTCCTTATCAAATGGAGATAAAGGCCGCCCATCAGACTACCTCAGCAACGGAAAGAAGAGGAAATCAGATGAGAAGGAATTCACCGATTAT GGTAGTGACGCTGACAAGAGTGATGACAACTTGGTAGTGGATGAG GATCCTTCATCTCCCCGCAGCGTGCACTCGTACTCCTCCAGAGAGAACGGTCTGGACAAGCTGCCTCCCTCGAGGAAAGAGACTCTGCCTCAGGCCAGCCCCACCTCCCTGACCTCCTCCTCCAGCAGCGCCTCACCGTCTCGCAGCAAAGAGCCTCCCCCA AGAGAGAAGTCTAGCACCCCAGGGCTAAAACCAGGCACGCCCATGTCTCAAGATTCCTCCACCCCTGGCCCGAGCGGCCCACCCCAGTTCCGCCCTGTTCCGGGCAAAACAGGTGTGGACCCTCTGG CTCTGGGTGTGAGGAACCCACTGGCGATGCAGGGTGTGTATCCTCCTGGTGCTTTCGGTCTGCCTCCTTCAGGGGTGAACGGCGAGCTTGCTGGAGCAGCCGCAGCATATGGCGCTGGACTCCACCTCGTCTCGCCGCAGATGAACGGCTCCGCCGCCGTAGCTGCCGCCGCTGCCGCCGCCGCTGCTGGATACGGGCGCTCCCCTGTG GTGGGCTATGAGTCTCCTCACCCACACATGAGGGTCCCTGGCCTACCTGCAAGCCTCCAGCCTGCAGCCTCAGGAAAGCC TGCATACTCATTCCATGTGAGTGCAGATGGACAGATGCAGCCCGTGCCCTTCCCTCCTGATGCTCTCCTGGGACCGGGCATCCCGCGTCACGCCCGCCAGATCCACACGCTCAGCCATGGAGAGGTGGTGTGTGCAGTCACCATCAGCACCTCCACACGCCACGTCTACACTGGCGGCAAAGGCTGCGTCAAAGTGTGGGACATCAGCCAGCCGGGCAGCAAGAGCCCCATGGCCCAACTCGACTGTCTG AACAGGGACAACTACATCCGCTCATGTAAGCTCCTCCCAGACGGGAGAACTTTGATAGTTGGTGGTGAAGCCAGCACTCTGTCCATCTGGGATTTGGCCACGCCCACTCCACGCATCAAGGCGGAGTTGACGTCCTCGGCTCCGGCGTGCTACGCTCTGGCCATCAGTCCAGACAACAAGGTCTGTTTCTCCTGCTGCAGCGACGGCAACATCGTCGTGTGGGACCTTCACAACCAGACGCTCGTCAG GCAGTTCCAGGGCCACACTGATGGAGCCAGCTGCATCGACATCTCCAACGACGGGACCAAACTGTGGACCGGGGGACTCGACAACACGGTGCGCTGCTGGGACCTGAGAGAGGGCCGACAGCTCCAGCAGCACGACTTCACCTCCCAG atcttCTCCCTGGGCTACTGTCCTACTGGAGAGTGGCTGGCAGTGGGCATGGAGAGCAGTAATGTGGAAGTTCTGCACGTCTCCAAACCAGACAAGTACCAGCTGCACCTTCACGAGAGCTGTGTGCTGTCACTCAAGTTCGCCTATTGTG GCAAATGGTTCGTAAGCACAGGTAAAGATAACCTCCTGAACGCCTGGCGAACTCCGTACGGCTCCAGCATATTCCAG TCGAAGGAGTCCTCATCAGTCCTCAGCTGTGACATCTCACCTGACGACCAGTTCATCGTGACCGGCTCAGGAGACAAAAAGGCCACTGTGTATGAAGTCATTTACTAA